A single window of Mycobacterium paragordonae DNA harbors:
- a CDS encoding DUF4226 domain-containing protein codes for MTTDSPTLFNDGSGAHDTRWIEANDSNVTNNILTWRAPGSDPGFSISGSDGCWDRVLAAARTQYGDPNITWGYGQNPQGHGLERYLTFGDGARLPSDGALVYRDHGRNWLAYPDGRFAPAGSDFLPTAPAFAPAGYVLKDGRYFPINSRGEQIGSQQSALPRPDGWHTTGSVSTPKNKNGDYYEISDPATGARKYFDKNGHPITQQQYENPQAAPGGSGGAPGGSPDPRAVLTGEQNSGAAAAAAKKLENSLQDRNDKALEADRRLAEALLGAHATTAEGAAALNALQRDVEEVINGKPDLDTPAGKQEFQRYINAKLAKIAEILSTASLDAQSQREAFAALTDAIVNRPNLRETETPGGAPAGGSPAPAAAPGGVQPVAADAGGGGGDILGGGGDLGGDLGGGDVLGDALGGGLGGGANPLLSGLGPALGGLSGLPGAAAGIPGSLGGGLGSGLGGLGGLGSGTGEGLGGHGRGRHRKSDQDEDGGDADLSDAFGDSSLLPAGNEHHGEASHDTPTSPVAGAGAAPVAGAPGAATPAGAAPAPAGGAGPTTITLADGTPVTVDNPQLAAALKDIQSGTNPAEAFRNHQIVLPPTTAPPATPLSPGQLHVGSYATYSNGDIVVAFGPDKAWVDGRMQPIAAAAKPGFLGWQNPPAPTAAAAPALPVASLPSAVPAPAAPVAGVVPSPAFPSPIR; via the coding sequence GTGACCACTGATTCACCGACGCTGTTCAATGATGGGTCCGGTGCGCACGACACACGCTGGATCGAGGCGAATGACAGTAATGTCACTAACAACATCTTGACGTGGCGGGCACCTGGGTCGGATCCGGGGTTTTCTATTTCGGGTTCTGACGGGTGCTGGGATCGGGTGTTGGCGGCGGCGCGGACTCAGTATGGGGATCCGAACATTACGTGGGGGTATGGGCAGAATCCGCAGGGGCATGGGCTGGAGCGTTACCTCACGTTTGGTGATGGCGCGCGGCTTCCGTCGGATGGAGCTCTGGTCTACCGCGATCATGGTCGCAATTGGCTGGCCTATCCGGATGGGCGTTTTGCGCCGGCGGGTTCTGATTTTTTGCCGACGGCGCCTGCGTTTGCTCCCGCGGGTTACGTGTTGAAGGATGGTCGTTATTTTCCGATCAATTCTCGGGGTGAGCAGATCGGTTCTCAGCAATCCGCTCTGCCGCGTCCTGATGGTTGGCATACGACTGGATCTGTGTCGACTCCGAAGAATAAGAATGGTGATTATTACGAGATCTCTGATCCGGCGACGGGTGCGCGTAAATATTTCGATAAGAATGGTCATCCGATAACCCAGCAGCAGTATGAGAATCCGCAGGCGGCACCCGGGGGATCCGGTGGTGCGCCCGGGGGGTCGCCTGATCCGCGGGCGGTGCTGACTGGCGAGCAGAATTCCGGCGCGGCGGCGGCGGCTGCCAAGAAGTTGGAAAACAGTTTGCAGGACCGTAACGATAAGGCACTTGAGGCTGACCGTCGGCTAGCTGAGGCGTTGCTGGGTGCGCATGCGACCACGGCGGAAGGGGCTGCTGCGCTTAATGCGCTGCAGCGTGACGTCGAGGAGGTCATCAATGGGAAGCCGGATCTCGACACTCCGGCGGGTAAGCAGGAGTTTCAGCGATATATCAACGCCAAGCTTGCCAAGATCGCTGAGATTCTCAGCACTGCGTCGCTGGATGCGCAATCGCAGCGTGAGGCGTTTGCGGCGTTGACTGATGCCATTGTGAACCGTCCGAACCTGCGTGAGACGGAGACGCCGGGTGGTGCGCCTGCCGGGGGCAGTCCGGCCCCGGCGGCCGCGCCCGGTGGTGTGCAGCCCGTCGCGGCGGATGCCGGTGGTGGTGGCGGGGACATCCTCGGCGGTGGTGGTGATCTTGGTGGGGATCTCGGGGGCGGTGATGTGTTGGGTGATGCGTTGGGTGGTGGCCTCGGGGGTGGGGCCAACCCGTTGTTGTCCGGGCTTGGTCCTGCGCTGGGCGGGTTGTCTGGTCTGCCGGGGGCCGCGGCGGGGATCCCGGGTTCGTTGGGTGGTGGCTTGGGGTCCGGGCTTGGGGGCCTTGGCGGGCTGGGGTCGGGCACGGGTGAGGGGTTGGGTGGTCATGGGCGGGGTCGTCATCGTAAGAGCGACCAGGACGAGGATGGGGGCGACGCGGATCTGTCTGATGCGTTCGGCGACTCGAGTCTGTTGCCGGCTGGCAATGAGCACCACGGCGAAGCGTCCCATGACACGCCGACCAGTCCGGTCGCGGGGGCTGGGGCGGCACCGGTAGCTGGGGCGCCCGGTGCGGCCACGCCGGCGGGGGCGGCGCCCGCGCCCGCCGGCGGGGCGGGTCCGACCACGATCACGCTGGCTGATGGAACCCCGGTCACGGTTGATAATCCGCAGTTGGCTGCGGCGCTGAAGGATATTCAGTCTGGTACTAACCCGGCTGAGGCGTTCCGCAATCACCAGATTGTGCTTCCGCCGACGACGGCGCCGCCGGCGACGCCGCTGTCGCCGGGACAACTGCATGTGGGGTCCTACGCCACGTACAGCAACGGTGACATTGTCGTCGCGTTCGGGCCTGATAAGGCGTGGGTTGACGGACGAATGCAACCGATAGCCGCTGCGGCGAAGCCCGGTTTCCTGGGTTGGCAGAATCCTCCGGCGCCGACCGCTGCCGCAGCTCCCGCGTTGCCGGTAGCGTCACTTCCATCGGCTGTCCCGGCTCCGGCTGCTCCGGTTGCTGGGGTTGTCCCGTCCCCGGCTTTCCCGTCCCCGATCCGGTAA
- a CDS encoding RNA-guided endonuclease InsQ/TnpB family protein — MQMRYRYRIEPTSAQQEMLARVFGCCRVVFNDALRVRDEAYGARVKLSDSEIQRCVITAAKTTTERAWLCEVPSVALVQSVNDSRRAWRNFFDSTSGKRRGRRVGRPRFKSRKDHRQSFRLTRNGFSLKANGRLFVAKVGEVRVRWSRELPSTPSSVTIIREPDGHFYASFVVDVGASPLPVVDREVGVDVGVARLATTATTDGRRADVVNPKHLGRKLRKLRRLEREKSRRQKGSASRDKSRRKVAVAHNKVARARRDYHHKQALALVRENQVIHVEDLNIVGMVRNRRLARAISDAGWGQFVRIIDEKADRYGRTVHTVSRWLASSKTCSDCGHRLDELPLQIRSWTCPKCRVVHDRDHNAAKTILAAGRAERRNAGGASVSPPTTREARGDEAGSTPTAA, encoded by the coding sequence ATGCAGATGCGCTACCGGTATCGCATCGAACCGACATCGGCCCAGCAGGAGATGCTGGCGCGGGTGTTCGGGTGCTGCCGGGTGGTGTTCAACGACGCGCTGAGAGTCCGCGACGAGGCGTATGGGGCTCGGGTGAAGTTGTCCGACAGCGAGATTCAGCGCTGCGTGATCACCGCGGCCAAGACCACTACCGAGCGAGCCTGGTTGTGCGAGGTGCCGAGTGTGGCGTTGGTGCAGTCGGTCAACGACTCCCGCCGCGCCTGGCGCAATTTCTTCGACTCAACCAGTGGGAAACGTCGGGGTCGGCGGGTGGGCCGGCCGCGGTTCAAATCCCGCAAGGATCACCGGCAGTCGTTTCGGCTTACCCGCAACGGGTTCAGCCTGAAAGCCAACGGCCGGCTGTTCGTGGCCAAAGTCGGCGAGGTGCGGGTGCGCTGGTCACGCGAGCTACCCAGCACGCCGTCGTCGGTCACGATCATTCGGGAACCCGATGGCCATTTCTACGCCAGTTTCGTTGTCGACGTTGGGGCCTCACCGCTGCCCGTGGTGGACCGGGAGGTCGGTGTGGATGTAGGGGTCGCTCGGTTGGCCACGACCGCCACCACCGATGGCCGTCGGGCCGATGTCGTCAATCCGAAGCATTTGGGTCGCAAGCTGCGGAAGCTGCGGCGGTTGGAGCGGGAGAAGTCTCGACGGCAGAAAGGATCGGCCAGCAGGGACAAGTCGCGGCGCAAGGTAGCCGTCGCGCACAACAAGGTTGCCCGTGCTCGGCGGGACTATCACCACAAGCAGGCTTTGGCGTTGGTTCGCGAGAATCAAGTGATCCACGTCGAAGACCTCAACATCGTGGGGATGGTCAGAAACCGTCGTCTGGCACGGGCAATCAGCGATGCCGGATGGGGTCAGTTCGTGCGGATCATCGACGAGAAAGCCGACCGCTACGGCCGCACCGTGCACACCGTGTCGCGGTGGCTGGCATCGAGCAAAACCTGCTCGGACTGTGGGCACCGACTCGACGAACTGCCACTGCAGATTCGGTCGTGGACGTGCCCGAAGTGCCGAGTGGTCCACGACCGCGACCACAACGCCGCCAAGACCATTCTCGCTGCCGGGCGGGCAGAGAGACGAAACGCCGGTGGAGCCTCGGTAAGTCCTCCCACCACTCGGGAGGCGCGGGGCGACGAAGCAGGAAGCACCCCAACAGCGGCGTAG
- a CDS encoding type II toxin-antitoxin system PemK/MazF family toxin has product MTVPRRGDIWTLDTGAPTRVLIMSSTVYNEIPTEPTVIAVPVLTGEPDTGFGVNLGDGHWAATGLITSLRKSRLQAFQNNVGVQALTDVNTMLFRILATPER; this is encoded by the coding sequence ATGACCGTCCCCCGCCGAGGCGACATCTGGACTCTAGACACCGGCGCTCCAACGCGGGTGCTGATCATGTCCTCCACGGTCTATAACGAGATTCCCACAGAACCGACGGTGATCGCTGTCCCGGTTTTGACCGGCGAGCCAGACACCGGATTCGGAGTCAATCTCGGCGACGGCCATTGGGCCGCAACAGGTCTGATTACCAGCCTCCGGAAATCACGCCTCCAAGCGTTCCAGAACAACGTCGGAGTACAAGCACTCACCGACGTCAACACCATGCTTTTCCGAATCCTCGCGACACCGGAGCGATAA
- a CDS encoding RNA-guided endonuclease InsQ/TnpB family protein, with translation MLAGRRFRIEFTDEQAEYAERIGAVCRAVFNTGLEQRREYRRRGAWMNYGPQAHELAEAKVEHPWLKDVPGHCLQQTLMDLDRACREHGTFGVRWRSARRWSPSFRFPEGNKMAVEKLNRRHSRVKLPKLGWVKFRQTRSLDGETIRSATLSREGQHWYVSLLVEDAAEKPATHAAPRSAVGVDRGVVVAVATSDGELLDRAFVTTGEQRRTVALQRTLSRAAKGSANRNKTCAALAKVRARERRRRLDFCQKTAHQLAQNNAVVVLEKLPAKNMTRRAQPVPDPNNPGSFLPNGAAAKSGLNKAILSKGWYRFEQALRSVSRYTGTEVVKVPAAFTSQRCSACGHVDPKSRESQAVFRCTHCSRPAEHADINAAKNILAAGLAVTACRESAVPSGAAETPTQEPAGNREELLLQPV, from the coding sequence ATGTTGGCGGGGAGGCGGTTTCGTATCGAGTTCACCGACGAACAAGCCGAATACGCTGAGCGGATCGGTGCAGTGTGTCGGGCGGTGTTCAACACCGGGCTGGAACAACGCCGTGAGTACCGCCGCCGTGGGGCGTGGATGAATTACGGGCCTCAAGCTCATGAGCTGGCCGAGGCCAAGGTCGAGCACCCATGGTTGAAAGACGTTCCAGGGCATTGTCTGCAGCAGACGTTGATGGACCTGGACAGGGCATGCCGTGAGCATGGCACCTTCGGTGTGCGGTGGCGTTCAGCGCGGCGGTGGTCGCCATCGTTCCGGTTTCCCGAAGGGAACAAGATGGCGGTGGAGAAGCTCAACCGCCGCCATTCTCGGGTGAAGCTGCCCAAGCTCGGGTGGGTGAAGTTCCGGCAGACCCGCAGCTTGGATGGTGAAACCATCCGCTCGGCCACCCTCAGCCGTGAGGGCCAGCACTGGTATGTCTCTTTGCTGGTCGAGGACGCGGCCGAGAAGCCGGCAACCCATGCTGCTCCCAGGTCGGCGGTGGGTGTGGACCGCGGGGTGGTGGTGGCGGTGGCCACCAGCGACGGTGAGCTGCTGGACCGGGCGTTCGTCACCACCGGCGAGCAACGCCGCACGGTGGCGTTGCAGCGGACGCTGTCACGAGCCGCGAAGGGCTCGGCTAACCGCAACAAGACTTGTGCAGCCCTGGCGAAGGTGCGGGCTCGGGAGCGTCGCCGGCGGTTGGATTTCTGCCAGAAAACTGCCCACCAGCTAGCGCAGAACAACGCGGTGGTGGTGCTGGAGAAGCTGCCGGCCAAGAACATGACCCGGCGGGCGCAGCCCGTCCCGGACCCGAACAACCCGGGCAGTTTTCTGCCGAACGGCGCCGCTGCCAAGTCGGGCCTGAACAAAGCAATCTTGTCGAAAGGCTGGTACCGGTTCGAGCAAGCGTTACGGTCTGTGTCCCGCTACACCGGGACAGAAGTGGTGAAAGTTCCGGCAGCGTTCACGTCACAACGCTGCTCGGCGTGTGGGCATGTGGACCCGAAATCCCGCGAGAGCCAAGCGGTCTTCCGTTGCACCCACTGCTCACGCCCCGCCGAGCACGCGGACATAAACGCCGCCAAAAACATCCTGGCCGCAGGGCTTGCGGTCACCGCCTGCCGAGAATCTGCGGTGCCCTCGGGTGCTGCAGAGACGCCGACGCAGGAACCAGCAGGAAACCGCGAGGAATTACTGCTCCAACCCGTCTAA
- a CDS encoding DUF5631 domain-containing protein → MAGVMGGADWRALPYATVISAGNVWNPGSEHGQMHSAKRDSFAEIHTEAAANQQQIFEMLAGADVAGVSADNLMQAHQRARVTHSNNADGHDAKARGYAQAADIYTALDSSVRRIVVDAHQQIAKLKGSAAQREAAKAVILAEATEDYQRVYACAEAEMLAAGQQMLAGMARAHGREMQSIHSHLTPHGKTPKVTAAGFGTGGPPPAAPAPPTRTLGHEYVGPSSPPLPDGAGGGLAGQLVSPPAPTAPAPSAPAAPAAPAAPRVPAAPIVSGAPGVAGGAAASAEAKAPIPAGFNPGGAVSAALSGAARAVPTVVAPVVIAPHIAAAGAPVAPAVAPVMDHGGAMVSHAAPAAPVTAPPPAAAAPAAPMTPMTPMTPEPHGPLPPYGSDVRMVAATAPASPPLAPTPGPVLGSAPAAPVPGPALVRTVAAVTPAPVAGPSGGGVVLGQAAAASAGAAAGKVAADSVEQARCDDFAGAMAAQEPRLRWVAASRPDGVTMVATDLGGGWVPPGVGVPRSADLPAPGALVSLRDLVRGSGFHTELAPGHDTSGVAGVELSDTPRKLAPVSDLGWQLRQATQWRDGLPRVAHTLATAWAKGGGALPAELVELHGAMDAQRQLVLADYARSDGEVNAHELGNWMLLAAIDAVHNDQLMLADYHFRWFGTTVRT, encoded by the coding sequence ATGGCGGGTGTGATGGGTGGTGCGGACTGGCGTGCGCTGCCGTATGCGACGGTGATCTCGGCGGGTAACGTCTGGAATCCGGGCAGCGAGCATGGCCAGATGCATTCGGCCAAGCGCGATAGCTTCGCCGAGATCCACACGGAGGCTGCGGCCAATCAGCAGCAGATCTTTGAGATGTTGGCAGGCGCTGATGTGGCCGGTGTGTCCGCGGACAATCTGATGCAGGCGCATCAGCGGGCACGGGTCACGCACTCTAACAACGCCGACGGCCATGACGCGAAAGCTCGCGGCTACGCCCAGGCGGCCGACATCTACACCGCGCTGGACTCCAGCGTCCGCAGAATCGTCGTCGATGCTCACCAACAGATCGCGAAGCTCAAAGGCTCTGCGGCGCAACGGGAAGCGGCGAAGGCGGTGATCCTGGCGGAGGCGACGGAAGATTATCAGCGGGTGTATGCCTGCGCTGAGGCCGAGATGTTGGCCGCCGGCCAACAGATGCTGGCTGGTATGGCGCGTGCGCACGGCCGGGAAATGCAGAGCATTCATTCGCACCTCACGCCGCACGGCAAAACACCGAAGGTCACCGCCGCCGGGTTCGGCACCGGGGGACCGCCGCCGGCCGCACCCGCCCCACCCACTCGCACACTCGGACACGAATACGTCGGTCCTTCATCCCCGCCGTTGCCGGATGGAGCTGGCGGTGGCTTGGCCGGACAGCTGGTGTCGCCCCCCGCACCTACAGCGCCCGCGCCTTCAGCGCCGGCTGCTCCGGCCGCCCCAGCAGCACCGCGGGTGCCTGCGGCGCCGATCGTGTCCGGCGCCCCGGGCGTGGCCGGCGGCGCGGCTGCCTCTGCTGAGGCCAAGGCGCCCATCCCAGCTGGTTTCAACCCCGGTGGCGCCGTGTCAGCTGCCCTGTCCGGGGCCGCGCGTGCGGTTCCGACGGTCGTCGCCCCCGTGGTGATTGCACCGCACATCGCGGCGGCAGGTGCGCCGGTCGCGCCGGCGGTGGCGCCGGTGATGGATCACGGTGGTGCGATGGTGTCCCACGCGGCGCCCGCGGCGCCGGTGACGGCTCCGCCTCCCGCTGCTGCGGCCCCCGCTGCCCCGATGACACCGATGACGCCGATGACGCCGGAACCGCATGGGCCGCTGCCGCCGTACGGCTCAGATGTGCGGATGGTCGCAGCCACGGCGCCGGCGTCTCCGCCGTTGGCGCCGACGCCTGGTCCGGTGCTGGGTTCGGCGCCGGCGGCGCCGGTGCCCGGTCCGGCGCTGGTGCGCACCGTGGCCGCGGTGACACCTGCCCCCGTGGCCGGACCGTCTGGTGGGGGAGTGGTGTTGGGTCAGGCCGCGGCGGCATCGGCGGGTGCGGCCGCCGGCAAGGTGGCGGCCGACTCGGTCGAGCAGGCCCGCTGCGATGACTTCGCGGGTGCGATGGCGGCTCAGGAGCCGCGGCTGCGGTGGGTTGCTGCGTCTCGCCCGGATGGGGTGACCATGGTGGCCACCGATCTTGGTGGCGGATGGGTGCCGCCCGGAGTCGGCGTGCCGCGGTCCGCGGACCTGCCGGCGCCCGGAGCGTTGGTGTCATTGCGGGATTTGGTGCGCGGCAGCGGGTTTCACACTGAACTGGCGCCCGGGCACGACACCTCCGGTGTGGCCGGTGTGGAGTTGTCGGATACCCCGCGCAAGTTGGCGCCGGTGTCAGATTTGGGTTGGCAGCTGCGGCAAGCCACCCAGTGGCGTGACGGGCTGCCGCGGGTGGCGCACACCCTGGCCACCGCCTGGGCCAAAGGCGGCGGCGCGTTGCCCGCCGAGCTCGTCGAGCTGCACGGGGCGATGGACGCACAACGGCAGCTGGTGCTGGCCGACTACGCCCGCAGCGACGGCGAAGTCAACGCCCACGAGCTGGGCAACTGGATGCTGCTCGCAGCGATCGACGCCGTGCACAACGATCAGCTGATGCTCGCCGACTACCACTTCCGCTGGTTCGGAACCACCGTTCGGACGTGA
- the tnpA gene encoding IS200/IS605 family transposase — MTTTPSYRRARHSVSLLHAHVVFVTKYRRPVFTDAMLTHCENIMRDACTELGTELVEFNGEADHVHLLVSYPPTLAVSTLVQRLKGRTAHSIRREYTGTCVRARMRGHLWSPSYFAVSCGGAPLSIIKQYIDGQARPL; from the coding sequence ATGACAACAACCCCGAGCTATCGCCGTGCCCGGCACAGCGTGTCGCTGCTGCACGCCCACGTGGTGTTCGTGACGAAGTACCGGCGACCGGTGTTCACCGACGCCATGCTCACCCACTGCGAAAACATCATGCGCGATGCCTGCACCGAACTGGGCACCGAGTTGGTCGAGTTCAACGGCGAAGCCGACCACGTGCACCTGCTCGTCTCCTACCCGCCCACGCTGGCAGTCTCCACGCTGGTCCAGCGACTCAAGGGCCGCACCGCCCACTCCATCCGCCGCGAATACACCGGCACCTGTGTCCGCGCCCGCATGCGCGGACACCTCTGGTCGCCGTCCTACTTCGCCGTCTCCTGCGGAGGCGCACCCTTGTCGATCATCAAGCAGTACATCGACGGACAAGCCCGACCACTCTGA
- a CDS encoding ribbon-helix-helix domain-containing protein: MGEQPVGRPEVGRPVNIRLGDELLAKVDAYAAGEGIKRAEAVRQLVQRALHSAQRSKLGSAADPGF, encoded by the coding sequence ATGGGGGAACAGCCCGTGGGCCGCCCCGAAGTGGGGCGGCCCGTCAACATACGTCTAGGCGACGAGCTCCTGGCCAAGGTCGACGCCTACGCCGCCGGCGAAGGTATCAAGCGCGCCGAAGCGGTCCGCCAACTGGTACAGCGAGCGCTGCACAGTGCGCAGCGATCGAAGCTAGGTAGCGCGGCGGACCCCGGGTTTTAA
- the tnpA gene encoding IS200/IS605 family transposase has protein sequence MGVTLRTNANIAFQCAYHVVWCPKYRRRVIGGRMEQRLKEIIAEVITEKGAWLIELETMPDHVHLLVEVDPQFGVHKLVKAIKGRSSRVLREEFPWLKSRLPSLWTNSYFVATVGGAPLSVIKRYVETQKDR, from the coding sequence GTGGGTGTTACGTTGCGGACGAACGCGAATATCGCGTTCCAGTGCGCGTATCACGTGGTGTGGTGCCCGAAGTACCGCCGCCGAGTGATCGGCGGGCGGATGGAGCAACGCTTGAAAGAGATCATCGCCGAGGTGATCACGGAGAAGGGGGCATGGTTGATCGAGTTGGAGACCATGCCTGATCACGTGCATCTACTGGTGGAGGTGGATCCCCAGTTCGGGGTGCACAAGTTGGTGAAGGCCATCAAGGGCCGCTCCTCGCGGGTGCTGCGTGAAGAGTTCCCGTGGCTGAAATCGCGGTTGCCGTCACTGTGGACCAACTCGTACTTCGTCGCCACCGTCGGTGGTGCACCGTTGTCGGTGATCAAGCGGTACGTCGAGACGCAGAAGGACCGCTGA